The DNA window TAGATCAGGAGTATATTCCCCATTGACAATAGTACATCCTGTGCTAGAATTCTGGTGGTGACAacaaattttctcggaactGACTATGAGAACtgcttaaaaatatttcttatggccttgttataagaaaatttaagaggCCTAAAGCATGGATGTGTGTATCCTACCATATCTTTTTAGATTGAACAAAATATAACCCTTGGCTGTGCTGttgcactaaggaaaaacgtgtATGATCATTCAAATATTGCCCCTATATAATTgtacttttgaggaaagatgtaaatatttttacttgaaattatcgGATACTTTTGttcaaattgcaaataaaaactctctgaaaaattggagcaaaaataCTTGCAAGTTTCCTGAAAAGTTTGTGTATGATTctgggaaatttggcgatgACGGAATGTTCATACAGAATGTTACTTTTGTGTGGTAGATTTCCATCAGAAAGTATGCCAAAATTATCACAAAAGAGAAACGTATGTTTACCCTTATGTTCTCCTACAGGgaccttaaaattaaataaacatGCTCTTTTAAAACTGTTCTTCCaatctttttcctctttttttgtctCAGATAATATTCATTAATGAAAAGTGTTTCAAAAGGGCTGGAAAAAATATGTTCCATGAAGTTTCCAGAATCCCTGCCAACTTTAAATCTTTGCTAAAGGATGAATAATGCCTCTATGTATCAGTGAAcaaactcctttttttttttgttcatcaaGTTCCGTCTTTGCGGGTGGTGAGCACGATGTCAGTTGGTGTTGATCATGTTTGCCTACAAGCCCTTAAAGTTAACAATGTGCGACTCGGATACACTCCTGGAGTTTTAACGGAAGCTACAGCAGAACTCACTGTGGCCCTGCTGTTGGCAACCTCTCGAAGACTGATGGAAGCTGCTGCCAATGTCAAAAAGTAAGCCAATTTTAGACTTCAAATGTGCGTATGCCTAATGCTGTTGTCATACAAACATTTTGAGAGACAGTTGGAGAAAAAATAGACAGTCGCCACGTGGCTGACAATAAACTGCACAGCAGGGACTACATCTGTGTCTTAGTGCAATTTTAGGAGTGATCAATGAATAAAAGTGAAAAGAGCAGCTCGCAATTTATTCTTTTGGGCACAATAGGGTAACTTCTattgaaaactcaaattttgacTTTATTCCCTCTTGAAGTGAATCattctgtttaaaaatttgcCACCATGCATGAATTAAGGAGTTGTTTCCGAAAGACTGTCCTTCATGAGTAATATCACCTTTCTCTTCTTTATTTTAGCGGAGGATGGACCTCATGGTCACCCCAATGGTTGAATGGTCAAGGACTGCATGGCTCTATTGTTGGTATTGTCGGTTATGGTAGAATTGGGCATTCAATCGCAGTTAAATTAAAAGGATTTTCACCCAAGCAGATCCTGTACACAAGTCGGAAAGAAAAACCAGAGGGTAGGCTTTAAAATTTAGCACTAttattaaattgataaaaaaaaaaaagagtcaagATCCCAATCAGCTTCATCCTTGTATTATTATCCCACTCAACTTTTGTAACGGAATGACCTCGGTCTATCGACCTTGGGGAGGACTACATTTGTTTCTCATATGTTTATCCAAGCAGCCAAAAACTCCCCTAATTTTTGAAGACTTCTTTTTAAGCAACTTGCTTCTTCGatgctgtaaattttgaaattaaaagttGATAAGAAAGGTGACCTATAAAACAATATTACCGGACAATTCATTGAAATGGTCAACTGGGCCTCTCAGCAGATCTTATAAATATCCTGTGACAGATTCTAAATTtggcatttttaaaaatctagaaTTTTTTCCAGTTCACTAGTTCGTCTTATGTATTAACATTGTTTTAATGTgtgtcctcttttttttttttaataatctaCAGGAACTGAAATTGGCGCTACCCTTACAGATCTTGATACATTGCTTAAGAGGAGTGACTTCGTCATTGTCAGCATTGCATTGACTCCTGAAACAAAGGGAATTATTAGTCGCAGTAAAATTGCCCTCATGAAGGAAAATGCAATCTTTGTCAACAGTGGTAGAGGAGGTTAGCAGACTTTGTATTCATCCGTGTATAGCTTTCACTTTTTTCCACATTTTAAGATTTATAAAATCTTAGCTTGAACGCAGAAAGTTTCCCacttttttgggttttttcttgttttaattcaGTCCACTTCTTAGGAAACCATGtttttctttggggggggggggggaggggagataGGAACTTtaataaacatttatttttaaagtaacctttgattttttcaattggCCGAGAAGCATCTCAGTTTTGGACTAATTAGGAGCTAAACTTCTATCAGACTAAAAATGTTTTTGCTCAAGGTGTAGATATTGCCCTCTGAAAAACACAAGCTGCGAAAATCTTTCACTTGCAGCAATTCACATAGATGGCCacagtgtgaaaccacgtatctccaattGCAGCGttgaagacttcctgtcatacttcattcttTCCTTGGAAAAACAGTCGCtgtaatttattgaaaacttccctgattcTTCCTCTCTGATAACAGaatattttgtgttttcaagCGTTGGAGTtgacttgtttttctttgaaaaatccaaTTGGAGCAGAGATATTGAGATGCTGCAATGAAAATACATATGTGGAGCACTTTAGTCACCAATAtctttcaccttgcttttatCAGCAATGGAATTAAAGTAACCAATTCAAATGTGTGCATCACTGATTGATGGATTAAAGGAGGCAAAAACTgtgaaaacattattttttcaagggtTTAAGTTGGGTTTTCATCCCTTTGGTTAGTATTAACCATAAAACTTAGTAATTGGATTAAttctactaaaattttgataatctaCAAAATTTAACATCAGAAATCATTTTTTATCCTCGTAAAACTTTTCAGAAGCGCCAAACAGTGAAATTGTCAATTAACAACACGTCTTGGCACTGTGGCCATCATCAGATTCGGTCTGTGCCTGCTTTGTATTCATTTTGAAGCAAAGGAGCAGAATACAAGGCAGTCGAGGTATGTATCTGATGATGACAAGAGGGCTGTTAGGGTACGGGCAGGACGTGTTgttaaacaaaatttcttctcatgtGAGTAAAAAAGAATACTTCACATCGTTTTTATGACAGTTCAACAGATTGCTCCCATGTAGCATAAGTGATTTTTCACGTAATCATGTGGttaatctcattttctttgtttcttaGGACTGGTTGACCAGGATGCATTGGTTGAAGCTCTTCAGCAGAAAAGAATTCTTGCAGCAGGTTTAGATGTCATGACACCTGAGCCCTTACCACTTGATCATCCCTTGATGAAACTTGATAATGTTGGTATGTATTTCTTTTCACTATGTatcaaaaacactttttttcggtCCAGGGTCCCTAAATGAAGCCCTTTATGTTGTCATTCTcaggaagaacatcgtatgaacaaTTCGATGTTGGCAAATATCTGCTCAGGAAAAGTTCATTTTCGAGGATAGTCATTATTagtttccttgaacttttcaaacacttaaaataaaattataaacaaaattctttgaaaaattgggagaaaatctacttcagttttccggaaaatttgtgatttatctgagaactttggcaacgttcaaaggCTCATcggcattttttcttagcaagGCAAGAACAGTgaattttacgaattttgagaaaaaaattttcctcaagattTAGCACCGCAAAACCAGGTTTTTGTGGTAAGATGTGCTATTCACAGTCATTGAA is part of the Bemisia tabaci chromosome 1, PGI_BMITA_v3 genome and encodes:
- the LOC109039985 gene encoding glyoxylate reductase/hydroxypyruvate reductase isoform X1; this translates as MVLQFARRPPASLIDPRSVSRFLFPVASERTMSSSPSKKLKVLVTRSDYLPSSIELLRQHFDVECWDNVNNGPLKKEKFLQLIKGKFGVYTSTSEPVDEDVIAAGVPSLRVVSTMSVGVDHVCLQALKVNNVRLGYTPGVLTEATAELTVALLLATSRRLMEAAANVKNGGWTSWSPQWLNGQGLHGSIVGIVGYGRIGHSIAVKLKGFSPKQILYTSRKEKPEGTEIGATLTDLDTLLKRSDFVIVSIALTPETKGIISRSKIALMKENAIFVNSGRGGLVDQDALVEALQQKRILAAGLDVMTPEPLPLDHPLMKLDNVVLLPHIGSASIKARGDMAQLAAENIIAVFKGTSMPAEYL
- the LOC109039985 gene encoding glyoxylate reductase/hydroxypyruvate reductase isoform X2; translation: MIILRADLHSWNVVSFDVECWDNVNNGPLKKEKFLQLIKGKFGVYTSTSEPVDEDVIAAGVPSLRVVSTMSVGVDHVCLQALKVNNVRLGYTPGVLTEATAELTVALLLATSRRLMEAAANVKNGGWTSWSPQWLNGQGLHGSIVGIVGYGRIGHSIAVKLKGFSPKQILYTSRKEKPEGTEIGATLTDLDTLLKRSDFVIVSIALTPETKGIISRSKIALMKENAIFVNSGRGGLVDQDALVEALQQKRILAAGLDVMTPEPLPLDHPLMKLDNVVLLPHIGSASIKARGDMAQLAAENIIAVFKGTSMPAEYL